Proteins from a genomic interval of Procambarus clarkii isolate CNS0578487 chromosome 45, FALCON_Pclarkii_2.0, whole genome shotgun sequence:
- the Prp3 gene encoding U4/U6 small nuclear ribonucleoprotein Prp3 — translation MSLSKREYEDYKSAVDKMVYKYVARDRSSVVSAITHAVDSGCDKRKVEDKLMGYVDKNLAYKLAEKAFVLLEDLGAKVKSTSSRKRTHKDDNERDKETKRARVKDEKESSSDTKPSHVPSSGPNNAVSPGQIQAQQIKDIMAKAQAVIEERKKAMANLQSPEPKPTTNGAAVPLIPQSPSVVLGSVGGGGDVTSRIAELQARIQAQLGNASALGLATLHMGAALSTTVATTTVKPLGEQSKPTPLILDAEGRTVDQSGKEVHLTQRIPTLKANIRAKKREEFKQQLQEKPIEDTAESNFFDPRVSVRPSLRIKRPFKFHDQGKFIQLAQRERAKSRLEKLQNEISQVAKKTGISSAAKLAQLEQREMKSISDESPDIEWWDAIILQGNRFPDEGEAVKVKDDYITRLIEHPLEMRCPSDPLKPVTLEVLLTKQERKKLRRMNRRETWKEKQEKIRLGLEPPPEPKVRMANLMRVLGTEAVLDPTKMEKHVREQMAKRLKAHQDANAARKLTPEQLRDKKVRKIKEDTSTGIHVTVYKVTDFSNGSHKFKVETNAKQLFLTGTVVLFKDINVVVVEGGPKQQKKYKRLMMERIKWAEESRCKDADIEPKCQLVWEGTTSERSFGEMLFKACPTESFARDHFKKHGVEHYWDLAYGKKILEEADSGI, via the exons ATGTCGCTATCAAAACGAGAATATGAAGACTACAAGTCAGCTGTGGATAAGATGGTGTACAAGTATGTGGCACGTGACAGGTCAAGTGTCGTGTCCGCTATAACACACGCTGTTGATTCTGGGTGTGACAAGAGGAAAGTTGAAGACAAATTAATGGGCTATGTAGATAAAAACCTGGCATATAAATTGGCAGAAAAG GCATTTGTATTACTGGAAGATCTAGGAGCAAAAGTTAAAAGTACATCATCTAGAAAACGTACCCACAAAGATGATAATGAACGCGATAAAGAGACTAAAAGGGCAAGGGTCAAAGATGAAAAGGAATCTTCCTCGGATACTAAGCCATCTCATGTGCCATCATCTGGACCAAATAATGCAGTTAGTCCAGGGCAAATTCAAGCTCAGCAG ATAAAGGACATCATGGCTAAAGCTCAGGCTGTAATTGAAGAGAGAAAGAAGGCCATGGCCAACCTTCAGTCTCCGGAACCAAAACCGACCACTAATGGTGCAG CTGTGCCTTTAATACCCCAATCCCCATCAGTAGTGCTAggatctgttggtggtggtggtgatgtaacCTCGCGTATTGCTGAGCTTCAGGCCCGCATTCAGGCACAGCTGGGAAATGCCTCTGCTCTAGGACTAGCAACTTTACACATGGGGGCAGCCCTGAGCACTACTGTTGCAACAACAACAGTTAAACCTTTAGGAGAGCAAAGCAAACCAACTCCACTCATCTTGGATGCAGAAGGACGAACTGTTGACCAGAGTGGGAAGGAGGTACATCTAACTCAACGAATTCCCACACTAAAG GCTAACATTCGAGCAAAAAAACGAGAGGAGTTTAAGCAGCAGTTGCAAGAGAAGCCTATTGAGGACACTGCAGAGAGTAATTTCTTTGATCCACGAGTCAGCGTGCGTCCATCTCTGAGAATCAAGAGACCTTTTAAATTCCACGACCAGGGCAAGTTCATTCAACTCGCTCAAAGAGAAAGGGCTAAG TCTCGGTTAGAAAAGCTGCAGAATGAGATCtctcaagttgcaaagaaaacggGCATTTCGTCGGCAGCCAAACTAGCGCAGTTGGAGCAGCGCGAAATGAAAAGTATAAGTGATGAATCTCCTGACATTGAGTGGTGGGATGCAATTATCCTTCAGGGCAATAG ATTTCCAGATGAAGGTGAAGCAGTTAAAGTGAAGGATGACTATATAACGAGGTTGATAGAACATCCTTTAGAGATGAGATGTCCATCAGATCCTTTAAAACCCGTGACACTTGAAGTCCTTCTCACAAAGCAAGAGCGGAAAAAGCTGCGCCGCATGAACAGACGAGAAACTTGGAAGGAGAAACAGGAAAAGATTCGTTTAGGACTGGAACCACCCCCAGAGCCCAAG GTTAGAATGGCTAATTTAATGAGGGTTTTAGGAACCGAAGCTGTTCTAGACCCCACAAAGATGGAGAAACATGTGCGTGAACAGATGGCCAAGAGACTTAAAGCCCACCAAGATGCCAATGCTGCACGAAAACTTACACCCGAGCAATTAAGAGATAAGAAAGTTCGGAAAATTAAGGAAGACACCTCAACTGGGATTCATGTTACTGTTTACAA GGTAACGGATTTTTCCAATGGGTCACACAAGTTCAAGGTTGAAACTAATGCAAAGCAACTCTTCCTGACTGGCACTGTCGTGCTTTTCAAGGACATTAATGTTGTTGTCGTTGAGGGCGGCCCTAAACAGCAAAAGAAATATAAAAG ATTAATGATGGAGCGTATCAAATGGGCAGAAGAATCACGGTGCAAAGATGCAGATATTGAACCGAAATGCCAATTGGTTTGGGAGGGAACTACCTCGGAGAGGAGCTTCGGTGAG ATGCTGTTCAAGGCCTGTCCTACAGAATCCTTTGCAAGAGATCATTTTAAAAAACATGGTGTGGAGCACTACTGGGATTTAGCATATGGGAAAAAAATTCTTGAAGAAGCTGATAGTGGTATTTGA